The Nocardioides sp. cx-173 genome segment CTCCCTGGGCGACCAGGTGCTGGGTGTGCTCGTGGCGATCGTCTTCTCCGGCATCGTCACGGCGGTCATCGCCCTCGCCATCAAGTACACCGTGGGCCTGCGGATCTCCGAGGAGGACGAGGTCGAGGGCATCGACCTCGCCGCCCACGGTGAGACGGCCTACGACCTGCACACCGGGATGGGTGGGGGCGGCGGCAAGACCGGCGTCCTCGGCACCCAGACCGTCCCCGCCTCGGAAGGAGCACGCGCATGAAGCTCGTGACCGCGGTCATCAAGCCGCACAAGTGGGAGGACGTCCGCGAGGCCCTTGAGACCTTCGGCGTCACCGGCATGACGGTCTCCGAGGTCAGCGGCTACGGCCGCCAGAAGGGCCACACGGAGGTCTACCGCGGTGCCGAGTACGACATCGCGCTGGTGCCGAAGATCCGGATCGAGATCGTGGTCGACGGCGAGGACGCGGACGACATCGTCGGCATCATCGTCAAGACCGCGGCGACCGGCCGGATCGGTGACGGGAAGGTCTGGGTCAGCCCGGTCGAGACCGTCATCCGGGTCCGTACCGGCGACAAGGACGAGGCGGCCCTCTAGCCGCCGCGGCCCCCTCGTAGAGCCCCGACGACCCGGCCGTCCTGAGACGGCCGGGTCGTCGGCACGTCCTGGGGGCATCATCGGCACCGTCCCGGGCGCCGCCCACCCTCAGCAAGGAGCGCACGCATGAAGCTCGTCACCGCGGTCATCAAGCCCCACAAGTGGGAGGAGGTCCGGATGGCCCTCGAGGCCGCCGGCGTCACCGGCATGACGGTCTCCGAGGTCAGCGGCTACGGCCGCCAGAAGGGCCACACCGAGGTCTACCGCGGCGCCGAGTACGACGTGGCGCTCGTGCCGAAGATCCGCTTGGAGATCGTCGTCGGCGACGACGACGCCGCGACGATCGTCTCGACGATCCAGACCAGCGCCGGCACCGGCCGCATCGGGGACGGCAAGATCTGGACCTCGCCGCTCGACTCCGTGATCCGCGTGCGCACCGGCGACCGGGACGACGCGGCCATCTAGTGGTCGCCCTCGGATGACCGCCTCGGAGCGAGCCGCCCGGACCGCCGACGCCGACGCCCTGTGCGTCACCGCCTACGAGGGCTGCGGGGGCCCGGCCTCGGGAGCGGCACTGGTCGCGGTCGGCGGGTACGGCCGCGGCGAGCTCGCGCCGTACTCGGACCTGGACGTGGTGCTGGTCTCCGACCAGGGCGTCGACCTGGGCGACCTGGCCGAGAAGGTCTGGTACCCGCTGTGGGACAGCGGGAGCCGGCTCGACCACTCGGTGCGCACGATGCCCGAGATGCTGACCGCGGCCGCGGCGGACCTGCGCGTGGCGTCCGGGCTGCTGGACGTGCGCCACGTCGCCGGCGACCCCAACCTGACCCTGCGCCTGCGCACGACGATGCTCGCGGAGTGGCGCCGCGGGGCGCGCGAGCGGCTGCCGGCCCTACACGACCTGGTGCGGGCGCGCCACGACCTGCTGGGAGAGCTGGCGCATCTATCGGTTCCCGACGTCAAGGAGGCCGAGGGCGGCCTGCGCGACGCGACCGTGCTCCGCGGGCTGGTCGCCACGTGGCTGGTCGACGTGCCCCACGTGGACCTCGAGCGCAGCCGGAGGTCGCTGCTGGACGTCCGCGACCTGCTGCACGCCACCACGGGGCGGGCCACCGATCGGATCGCTCCCGAGGTGTGGCCGGACCTCGCCGAGGCGCTGGACCTGGCCGACGACCTGGCCGCGCAGGTGCACGTGCGCGACCTCGGGCGCCGGATCGCGCACCTGTCGCGGCTGGCGTGGCGGCGCGTGGACGCGGTCCTGGCGCGTCCGGTGTCGGTGAAGGGGGCCCGACGCCCCTCCCTCGAGCCGGTGGCCGCCGGGGTCGCCCTGTCGGCGGGGGAGATCGTGCTCGACCGCAGGGCCCGCCCCGCCGAGGACCCGGTGCTGCTGCTGCGCGCGGCGACCGCCGCCGCCGAGCGCGACGTCGTGCTCGCGCCGGCCACCGCCGCGCGGCTGGTGCGGGAGTGCCCGCCGCTGCCCGACCCGTGGCCGGACGAGGCCCGGCAGCTGCTGGTGCGGCTGCTGGCGTCCGGCCGCAGCCTGCTCGCGGTCTGGGAGACGCTGGAGGAGACCCAGGCGCTGAGCGGGTTCCTGCCGGAGTGGGAGCGGGTGCGCTCCCTGCCGCATGCCTCGGTCATCCACCGCTTCACCGTCGACCGGCACGTCATCGAGACCTGCATCGAGGCCTCGTCCCTGATCCGCTCCGTGGCCCGGCCCGACGTCCTGATGGTGGCCGCGCTGCTGCACGACATCGGCAAGGGCGGGCTGACCGAGCACAGCGTCGCGGGGGAGCCCTTCGCCCGCGGGATCGCCACCCGCATGGGCTTCGCGCCGGACTGCGTCGACCTGATCTCGCTGCTCGTGCGCTGGCACCTGCTGCTCGCCCAGAGCGCGACCACCCGCGACCCCGACGACCCCGCGACCGTCGAGCTGGTGACCTCGCGCCTGGGCTCGGTCGAGGCGGTCGCACTTCTCGGCGCCCTCACCGAGGCCGACGCCAAG includes the following:
- a CDS encoding P-II family nitrogen regulator encodes the protein MKLVTAVIKPHKWEDVREALETFGVTGMTVSEVSGYGRQKGHTEVYRGAEYDIALVPKIRIEIVVDGEDADDIVGIIVKTAATGRIGDGKVWVSPVETVIRVRTGDKDEAAL
- a CDS encoding [protein-PII] uridylyltransferase translates to MTASERAARTADADALCVTAYEGCGGPASGAALVAVGGYGRGELAPYSDLDVVLVSDQGVDLGDLAEKVWYPLWDSGSRLDHSVRTMPEMLTAAAADLRVASGLLDVRHVAGDPNLTLRLRTTMLAEWRRGARERLPALHDLVRARHDLLGELAHLSVPDVKEAEGGLRDATVLRGLVATWLVDVPHVDLERSRRSLLDVRDLLHATTGRATDRIAPEVWPDLAEALDLADDLAAQVHVRDLGRRIAHLSRLAWRRVDAVLARPVSVKGARRPSLEPVAAGVALSAGEIVLDRRARPAEDPVLLLRAATAAAERDVVLAPATAARLVRECPPLPDPWPDEARQLLVRLLASGRSLLAVWETLEETQALSGFLPEWERVRSLPHASVIHRFTVDRHVIETCIEASSLIRSVARPDVLMVAALLHDIGKGGLTEHSVAGEPFARGIATRMGFAPDCVDLISLLVRWHLLLAQSATTRDPDDPATVELVTSRLGSVEAVALLGALTEADAKATSPKAWSSWRSGLILDLARRAHAALDTGAALPPIHSDDVPVPADLRPDSVYISVEPVPGGSRVTTIAIDRIGLLADFAAMFALQRTVVRAARVWAQGEHGISVWDVADEDLDPAILRQKYDAIVDGRLDPSARLRPGGGGALAPTVVVRPEASDHATVLEVRTADRPGVVYLVCATLARLDVEVRSAHVDTLGPQAVDVFYVVEPSAGALSETRAAGAAHAVREALTGPG
- a CDS encoding P-II family nitrogen regulator, which translates into the protein MKLVTAVIKPHKWEEVRMALEAAGVTGMTVSEVSGYGRQKGHTEVYRGAEYDVALVPKIRLEIVVGDDDAATIVSTIQTSAGTGRIGDGKIWTSPLDSVIRVRTGDRDDAAI